The Acidobacteriota bacterium genome segment CGCTCGCTGATATTCTGCAACGCCAGATAGATTAATTTCAACGCCGCTTCATCTGTAGGAAATGAACCACGATTTTTAATAATTTTTCGCAAACTCATATTCACACTCTCAATCGCATTGGTCGTATAAATTACTCGACGAATTTCTTCCGGGTAAGCATAAAAAACCGCCACTCGTTCCCAATTCCGTCGCCACAACTGCACAATCGGCG includes the following:
- a CDS encoding transposase translates to PIVQLWRRNWERVAVFYAYPEEIRRVIYTTNAIESVNMSLRKIIKNRGSFPTDEAALKLIYLALQNISERWTMPVKDWRAALNRFAIEFADRLPDV